Within Solea solea chromosome 1, fSolSol10.1, whole genome shotgun sequence, the genomic segment AGAAGAGGAAGTATGAGCTTGGTCGCCCTCCTGCAAACACAAAGGTGAATAAAATCGTTATATATTCAGAAATTAAGTTTAATGTGGTGATGCGTGGGTGATGAAAACCTGACCTTAGGTAGGTCTTTTTTGGACCGTTTTGGTTCAAAGCTTTGGACCTACCAATGTTAGGACTTGTCATAGTTACACTGACACGCTTCAGTACTTGTTTATGgtgctgtttttattgtaaGTTTATTTTCTGGTTCAGAATTACTTCCAGGCACTGATTGTATTGTCACTAATATTTAACAATCATTCCCTCTTTGTAGATCGGACCTCGTCGCATCCACACAGTGAGGGTCCGTGGTGGAAACAAGAAGTACCGTGCTCTGAGGCTTGATGTTGGCAATTTCTCATGGGGCTCTGAGTGTAAGTTTATCATCAGTGCCACTTTGAATTCATGGGTCTGTTTGAGCCCTCCCTGTTGCACATCTTTCTGTGAGGATAACTTTGTCCAGTTCTGCTACTGAATGCAAGTGATGATAATCGTGACTCTGAGAAAGACCTGTCATGCAAAGCATTTTTTCATATTTGCCAAAATGAGTGAACAAAGTTTAAAATCTACATTTGCCAACGACCCACTATTTTTGCTCTCAGGCTGCACACGGAAGACCAGGATCATTGATGTGGTCTACAATGCCTCCAACAACGAGCTTGTCAGAACCAAGACCCTGGTGAAGAATTGCATTGTTCTCGTTGACAGTCTACCCTACAGACAGTGGTATGAGGCTCACTACGCCACTCCTCTGGGACGCAAGAAGGGAGCCAAGCTGGTATGTGGAGTTAATGCTACTGATATAAGTGCCTTTTACTTGGTGACATATTCAGCATCACTTAAGTGTTTGTCTAGCTTTTATCTTGGCTGTCATTGCTGCTGTAGTATTAAGATGCTGATTTTAAAGCAAAGCACTTGAGTGAAAATGTAGCCACTGTATGTGGGGTAAAGTCACCTCATCTGCCTTGTCTTTCCATGAAGATAACTTTGTCCAGTTCTGCTACTGAATGGAAGTGATGATATCAGTGACTCTGAGAAAGACGTGGTGTTCAGTCATAATGTGCAATGTTGTCAGATTATGTACTTGTGTCCTTTAGTACTGACGGCTGGTTCACTTCAGTTTTATTTAACAAGCCTCGTTTCCCCCACTGCTGTAGActcctgaggaggaagaggtccTGAACAAGAAAAGATCAAAGAGGACCCAGAAGAAATACGATGAGCGTAAGAAGATGGCCAAGATCAGCCCACTCCTGGAGGAGCAATTCCAGCAGGGAAAGCTGCTCGGTAAGACTAATCTTTAGACTTAAGTTGTTTTGAATGTTAGCTTTGACGATTCACCCACTTTTTTGTCTGAAGGTTGTTAAGACATAGCTGAAGAATATTTCTACTGATTGAAGCCATTAAGAGGCTGCTCAGCTATGTGTTTAAATCAACACTGTACtggaaaacatttcaaacaagaCAAGGTGATGGCAGATTGTTGGGCCTGAATGTAATTGACAAAATCTACCACTCAGAActtttctcattaaaaaaaatcctcaaaccTGCCTCATAACTGAACTGTTGAGACTTGACTACAGTGCTGTTCCCACTCGAGGTTTTTACATCTTCATCGCTGACCCTATATGTCTTCTTTCCTGCAGCTTGCATCGTTTCCAAACCTGGTCAGTGTGGCAGGGCAGACGGTTACGTCCTGGAAGGCAAGGAGCTTGAGTTCTACCTGAGGAAGATCAAGGCCAAGAAAGGCAAATAGATGTACAGCTGTTTGATTCGTCAATAAATTCCTCCCACCACACAAGTGTCTGCTGTCACggcttgttttatttgtgatggGGCTCAGCATTAGCAGTCACAGGTGTTGATCTATGTACAACATAGGTCTGGGTATAAGCAGGAAGTGTAACAGAAAACATCTGCTTTGGGTTCTTGTAGTGTTGGGGCTGAAACTTATGATTTCCTGTTCCTATGATTTCCATTTCCTGTTCCTGGTCCATAAAAtcttagttgttttttttttttttttttttttcaaacctgaaAATTATGTTAAATACTTTGTCCAAACCAGAATCATCAGTCTTGGTGTTTTCTTTCCAGTATATAGCAAAGAAACtgggaaatattcacatttaagaagctcagTAATTTTTAATTGAATGCTAATCAAatgattatcaaaatcattttacTGGAGTACTTGTTTCAGCTGTAAGTGTCGTTAGGAAAGGTGAAGGTCTAGTTTTACTCTTGGTTATTGAAGCATTAATTTTACCAAGTGCTCAGACATGCTGCCGTCTCAGGTTTTTGTTAGATGTATTTAGGAATTGCACTCGATGCTGCTTTGGGAAAGTGAACCATCCAGCCTCACTAAAAGGTATTTCAACGGGTAAACGTAAAATTAGCAGTTTCCAAGCATATGCATAGAACGATATCAGACTTGCCCAGTGCCAATCAAGGACATTTGTATTTTGCCAATTATGATTTAGTCTGGAGAAAAGTAGCCATGCACATCATAAATAACGCGACTCAGCTTCAACTGGCTGTGCGCGCATCACTAGGCATCAACTATCCCTTTGGCACGACACCTGTAAAAGGTGCAGACACGGAAAAAACCGTGACAACCACGGTCCAGCATAGTTTGAAATGGGGCTGTAGAAACCATCTCAGATGCTCAAGGCAGATGTGTATATATTGTAGACATAATTCCCCTTAACCTCACAATCATGGCATGACCTCGTAGGTCATATGGCTTTACATTTGAAACCACACATACATTCTATAGATTAAAATCCTGCTTTTGCGTTTCAGTCACTATTTAGGTGTGATTCACAAACCGGTCTCCATGTACACAGCTGATTTACTTATCTACAAACTAAACAGTACATACGACAAAGTCAAGCAGACCCGACAAACCCACGCAGCGTCTTTTAATGAAGGGAAGTGGGGCAAAAGTCATTTGGCACACATCTACTAACGTCACGTGGTCAAATCCCGCTGCTGTGATTGGCCGAAACGACGTTCATTTTGGATGTGGGCAGTTGTAGCGGTCATTGAGATTACGGGCTTTCATAAACGACGTGTCAAAACAATGTTGCTCAACAAGGTAAGTGACCTTGTTTACTACAAACCTCCACCATGATTATTTTGGTTTATTAAGTAAGACACGGAACGCTGTTGCTCGCTGTATTAGTTCTGCTTTTACCTCTCTGACACTGTGTAAAGGCTACGTGACGAGCTATGTAGCATTCCTAGCTTCAGTAGTCTAGTTGCCTGCAGCTAACGACTGAAGACGACTATGACCAAAATGAGTGAGAACCTGCACAGCCATAAATGTATGTAACAAAACAAGTGACCACTACAACTGTAAAGATTAAAAGATGTTGAAGCGTTTagggagagaagaagaacataTAGTGTCACCTTCCACTGTCGTTTTGTTTGCAGTAACTTGTCAACAGCCAAAGGGTGTTTAGAAAATTCTAAATGTGCGTGTATGTTAATATATTTCGCAGAATTACACACACCGTGAGAGGTTTTATAGTAGACAAAATGTCCATAACGAAAGAGCCtctgaatatgaaaataaattattcGCCTGGAACACAGCCATGAACCGGAAGTAGTCTTTATGATTAACGTTAACTTTTCCAGATTTTACAAGACCAGAGtaggtgtgtaaatgtaaagtttcTGATCTAATCCTGGTCTAATGTGGTGAAAACAGTAAAAAGTCGTGTATCTTACAAAAAATGTGGCTGATCATTAACTCTTAATCATTGTTGCCAAGTTAAATGTTTGCATTAGGTCTCTTTGCCCATACACacatcattttattatatataatattgacatgtaccaccagtggagTGGAGCAGAGGAATTTTGATCAGAGTGCagacaaaattaaacaaacatactAATAAAttacatgtaataataatatatcaccttatctctcgctccatcctaatggagtatatatatatatatatatctaaagTATATGTGAGGTAGAGGATGATGAGGGAGCAAATTATCTTACTGGGAATAAAACTGTCTCCTTGCGGTCAGCTAAGGAGACTAAGCCATGTGGCCCAGATGTAATTGTTATACCTGAGAGGAAAGAGCAAGTGAGGTTATCTAATTATTAGCTGACTTTTTACGAGTTGTGCTGTTTAAGGTGAACTAATTTATGTGTTAACTCTCCCCTCTACATGCACACAGGTGCTCAGAGCCAGTGTGAGGTCTGGGATCCGGCTGCAAAGCTCCGATGCAGCCAATGCTGCAGCATCCAGCAGCTCGTTGTCAGCCTCCGGCTACTCGTTTGGTTAGTATGCGGTGTAATTTTTTGATATTGTTGTGTATACTTCCTAAACATGTCCTAAAACATcactcacttttctttcttttttttttttaatatttcaaattaCCTTTGTTAACCACTGTCGGCGAGGGTCGTcattttgtcattcacccatttcCACAAGGGTCTACTCAGTACAGACCTCCAGTTTGACATTGTGCAGACCTTACGCACGACTGTGCATGCTTCCTGGAGAATGACACTTTCTAGTCCAGTTAGTGGCATGCTCTTGTTCATGGTAAACGAGACAGTGATAAAAAGGACCAGCCCTAAGTTAATTATTCCTTCAATGCATACATTGGATCTTTAGAAATATCACACAATGTAATTTTGTTCATATTATAAAATTTAGCACTCAGATTTCTGGTGTACTTGAAAGTTTTGTTGTCTTCCCTAAAGTCTGTAGCAATTTGaagtatgttgtgtttttgtttgttgtttttccaggtgTACCTCACTTACTGTGACCTCCTTCCTTCATTCACAGACCATACAAGCTCTGAATGTTTTATCAGTAAAGAAAACATACAAGTTTTCATAGAAACTTTTCTTTGTGCTGCTTCGACCCACAGAGCTAACCGATCAGCAGAAGGAGTTTCAGCAGCTGGCGAGGAGGTTTGCACGTGAAGACATCGTCCCTGTTGCAGCTGCTTATGACAAGAGTGGAGAAGTGAGTTTAACTAAACAgtgtatttctgtctttttttaatgtgtttaagtATTTTTAGATGCTGCATGTAAATTGCCCCTaagattgattattgattattgattaatttgTACTGATTGACTTAATGTTCCAACCTTCttgtcattaaaactgacaaatgtGTCATCCTACttcttgtttttggactgtgcaCATGCCCTTTTCTTCAATGTTATATTAATTCCCAATACCTACATGCATATGGTCCTATATACAGTACCTGCACAGCACAGACTTCATTCATCAGGGAAAACTAGAGTTGCAATTGTTAGTTGATCATTTAATAGCTAGAGTCACATTTTGCAATAAGTCATTAATCATTATTCCGGTTTTAGAAAATCTTGAGATTAACTGACATGGAACAGTAACatttatgaatttaaatataCTGCGTAGTCTTATGTAAACTACATAGTAAGACATTTATGTcaccttaaataaataattatgaatGTAAGTGTAACCCCTGAATGTTTTTGCAGTATCCTATCCCTGTCATCAAAAAAGCATGGGAGCTTGGTCTGATGAACAGTCACATCCCACAGGAATATGGTACGTCGTTTTCTTGCTCATTGACCATTTCAGAATGATTGAACTTTTGCATAACATGAAGCAAGTTTCCCACTTGCATGTTCTTAGGCCTCCTTTGCATACCATTTTAGTCTATAGATGGTTTCCTAAACAATAGCCAGTTAATAAATATGTTCTGAATTGTTCTTTTGAAACAGCATATTGGTTTGAATGGGTGTTACTGCCTCTGGgctttgacccagaaataataGAGGGAGCTTGTGTACATAGAGGGAGAGGGCACAGCCAGAAAAATGGTGAAATCCAGAATCCATGTTACATCAGGGACTGAATTTATGTcctgtcagcttaaagaattcAATATTTTGGTGTTGATGAATAGTAGAATGTTAACAGAGGTTAGGTCTGTAAGGTAATAGTTCAACTAGAAAATACCTTACGTTAACAAGCTGAAAAGGGACATATCGGCACTTAGATGAGTGAAGACggacacactttttttaatcaatttattcCCGGTAAGAGTTTGCAAAGTGGGACACGTACAGTAGACCAATTAAATGGCGTAATTAGGTACAACTGTAGTTTGACTTAACTGTGCTTGGAATGTACTGACAGTGAGTccttaaatattttgtttgtcttcatgttAAGGTGGAATGGGCTTGTCAATCTTTGACAGCTGCCTCATCACAGAAGAGATGGCTTACGGGTGCACAGGAGTCCAGACTGCTATTGAAGCAAACTCTCTGGGGGTAAGTTGTTCATCTGGGGCAGGGCTGGAAAAACAATCAATAACATCATTGTTTATGTTATGTCGTTATGTTTTAGTATCAGTGagtacatacattttaaaaaatataatccaACAGAATCTGACAGGATCTACCTCTAATCCCATTCAGTGAATCCATGAGCAACAAAAGTTAATATGTAAAAATGACTGGTTGTGACTCATGTGTTATACTACACTTTGTCAATTGCTGctataaacaaaacatttttaatttagaatACAACAAAGTATGATGCCTTTCAACATTTTCATATGGAAATGACCAATTCtgatttcaaaacattttattgtgaagatTTTACACTGATGGTAGCCTATAGTAATCCCCATGTTGTGTTAATCACCATGTCATTAATGCATCATCAAGAGAAGCATTGATTTTTATCATGTTACATGTCTTTCTTCACACAGCAAATGCCTGTTATTATCGCTGGTAATGACGCTCAGAAGAAGAAATACCTGGGCAGGATGACTGAGGAGCCTCTTATGTGTGTAAGTGAACAATTACCCAGTGTCACATGTTTCTTGTGCacacagtatatttaaattgtattttgctAAAATAATAGCTAACTTTGTCACAACAGGCTGCTCTGACAAGGTTGTCCCAAGTTACCTTGtgcaagtttgtttttaatagttaTGTAGGGACAAATAAAAGCCCTCATATGTTGTAATACAACGACACAACTGTGTCATGACTCCAGTAAAAAGGTACAGGTCTGTCCGTCATCACATCAGAcagtattatattatttttgtgtggtttgtttttggcAGGCGTACTGTGTCACAGAGCCGGGGGCAGGCTCCGATGTGGCCGGCCTCAAGACGCGAGCTGTGAAGGTGGGTGACGAGTATGTTGTCAACGGGCAAAAGATGTGGATCACCAACGGTGGGAAAGCCAACTGGTATGTACTCACAAATACTGTTAtaatactgttgtttttttattggttgCAAATCCAATAGGCAGTGATTGAAATGGTAGAACATGctagtttcttctttaattcCAGTGTTCCAAATATTGCTGTGACGCTTTGCCTTTATAAGCCACTCTACAAGAGATATGATCACATagttatgactttttggagAGCAGCTTTTATGGAGCTTTTAAGTCACACAGGAATATTTAACTGTAGTTAACTGTTTAAGAGACTTCCCTAATCTACTAGTTAGTTAATTTGTTGaattctaacaagcctctgtcggaaTCTGTTGCTCGTATTGcaacagaggcaaaaaaaaaaaacaatacttcacaatctgtggggtgaagtaaaaagtacctactcaaatGTGGGCGGCGTCAtcactgactttgttttacacgtgacacacacaaacgagtgactagtgactagtgacttgaaaagcagttgtttgtatttattcagtacttcctccatgaccagggcacagactccgtctgacacagacTGAAAAGGCAGTGTATGTGATGCTGGTCgtgatcagcggtgctgtccctaaatacaccagactcctctgttaaatattgagattttagacatttccctggagatgaacccacgtttttaggattgttaaatagttttaactgatctacagttcggcattgttcagcttgatttctgtgtcggacgtctctttctttgacggcactctgaccaatcagtggctggcagtctggcgacgttaCGTATACCTACTCAGtgcacttggaacctcgccaatCTCAACCCTTGTAAATAAGTACAATAAAATATCCTAA encodes:
- the LOC131470590 gene encoding small ribosomal subunit protein eS8-like, translated to MLLNKSLFIHPGISRDNWHKRRKTGGKRKPYHKKRKYELGRPPANTKIGPRRIHTVRVRGGNKKYRALRLDVGNFSWGSECCTRKTRIIDVVYNASNNELVRTKTLVKNCIVLVDSLPYRQWYEAHYATPLGRKKGAKLTPEEEEVLNKKRSKRTQKKYDERKKMAKISPLLEEQFQQGKLLACIVSKPGQCGRADGYVLEGKELEFYLRKIKAKKGK